Genomic DNA from Candidatus Zixiibacteriota bacterium:
AAAAATTCGGAGAATAACGCCATGCCTTTAAGAAACGATAGAGGGATCGAGATACCAATCCCTTTTTTATTAAGTAATGTACCTATCTCATCGAGCATTTCCCGAATTGTGTGCGCTTCTCTATCTGCGATTATATATGCCTGGCCGGAAGAAGTTGATGATTCGATCGCACATTTAATTGCTTCAGCCAGGTCATCGACATAAATCATCTGAACTCGATTTCGCCCCCCCGCCATATAGGGACGGATACCTTTGTTGACGATATTAAACAGTGGAAAGATTGCTTTGTCTCCCGGACCGTAAACACCGGGCGGGCGAAGAATTGTAATCGGGAATAAATCAAAATATGGTCGAGCTGCTTCTTCGGCGGCAAGTTTGCTCTGTCCATAAGTTGTCAGGGGTTGCGGCGGGTTTTCTTCGCGACGGGGCTTACCAGGTGACGGCCCGTAAGCTGCGGTCGATGAAATAAGAACAAATCTCTTGAGATTAATATTGTGATTCTTGACGGCGTTCAATATATTCAAAGTTCCCTGCTGATTAATCCGAAAATATGTTTCCTTCCTTTTCGCCTTAACCAGGCCGGCCAGATGAATTATGTAATCGGCACCGGTTACCGCCGGAATGAGAAAATCGGGATTGGTAATGTCGGCCATGTATTTGCTATAGGGAATATCGCTGAGTAAGCTTAAATTTGAACTCTCTCGACAGATAATCCTGATGGCGTATCCTGACGCGGCCAGGAGCCGGCAAACTCGGCTGCCGATAAAACCATTAGCGCCTGTTATTAAAATCGTTTTGATTTCGCCCTGCATCCCGCCAATTTACCGGATTGAAGGCTGCTTTTCAAGCTTTAGTTATGCTCAGATTCATCGTTATAAATCTTGTATTGTGATCCCAATTTTACCAGAGCCATCGCCATGACCGTTCGGGGCCGTTGATCCCAGATATGCTGAGCGGCTTCAATCATGCTTTGTCCGGTCGCGAAGATATCATCGAAGAGAAGAATATTTTTTTCCTGGACTAATTCAGGATAATCGAGGCGGTATCGCCTTAAATTATCCTCTATTCTCTCGTTAAAGGTACGCGCCTTTTGAGGCGGGCCGACATTAATATGCGAAAAAATATCATGACGAACCGGCCAGTTAAATTCTTTTCCTATTGCTTCAGCCAGGTATTTCACGGGACTTATCGGGCAATTTGTAATTGTATCGGGAATTGTTATTATCAAATCCGGATGTTGAGGAAGAGGATATTCCCTGATAAAACTAATTAGAATCCCAGATAGTTTCTTTGCCGCTTGCGCATTTTGGCGGTATTTCATCAAATGAATCAAACGTCCCATATCAGTCTTTTTGTGAAAAATATCCTCCGAATACTTGCCCAGAGCAGCCGAGTATGAAAAAGGACCCGGCAATTGATTGATGTTTATCTCGGGATTTAATCGGGCAATATCATTTTCATTCGCCCACAGCCGAAAAAAGGACAAAATATATTTTTCTAATAATTCCCGGAGTTTCATTAAATTACAATTTAAGCTATTTGGAAAATTTGGCAACTATTTCGCAATAATGGACGCTTAAGTATTCAAAAAATCTTACGATTCAGGAACAAAAGGCAAGATTGGGGGTTAAAGTCATCAATAAGACAATCGAGGACAAATGTTGTTATATATTGACTTGACCGCGAGAAGAAAATCCTTATATTGTTTGTAGATAAAACTATTTTAGGAGGCTTGAGTGAAAATGCGTATATTTTCGGTATGTTTGATGTTGGTCGCTCTCTTTGCGTTTGGCAGCTCGGCGATTGCCGGTGAGGGATGTCCTTCCTCCAAAGCCAAGTTGACCAAAGCTAATAGCGATGGACACACGGGCGCTTGTGTTCCGGGTAAGGATTGTGAAGTCGTTATTTTTACCGTATCGAACATGACTTGCGGCGGATGCGTCGGTAGAATTACCAAAACTCTGACGGCCGTTGAAGGCGTTCATGGCGTCAAGGTCAGCCTTGAGAAAGGTACCGCCACCGTTCATTATAAGATAGATTCCAAGGTGGAACCTTCTATGTTGACGGCGGTTGTTACCAAAGCCGGTTATCCGGCCAAATTGTCTGACGCCAAGGCCACCGGTGCAAAGGCCGCTCACGGCGGTTGCGACCCGGCCAAGTGCAAAGACAAAAAGGCCTGCTGCCCGGGCAAGAAATAAGTTTATATTATAAACTTAAAAATTTGGCGGAGGAGCCTGGGTGAGTTTCTCCGCTTTTTCTATTGCCCCAATCAGATATTTTGGGCTATATTAGCGCCATGAAATTTATAGAATGTTTTCTTGCGATAAGCATGATATTTATTCTCGTTATCCCCGCTTACGCCACCAAGTACGCCGGTGAGCCGTTTTCGTTAGGCGTTGGCGCCGGGCCTCTCGGTATGGGGGGAGCCGTCATTGCGGGACCATTCAACGCGACATCCGGTTATTGGAATCCTGCCGGACTGGCCTACACTTCCGGACGCCAGATAATGACCATGCACTCGGAAACATTCGGTTCGCTTCTGAATCATGATTTTATCGGATTTTCTTCTAATTCTGGAAAATCTACGGGATTGAATAGCTATGGTGCCTACCTGTATTATCTGGGAGGGGGTGGCATAAAAATTACCGAATTTGATCCCCAGAGTCAATATCCGGTTGTCGTTCGAGAAGAAAATCATTTTGATATTATGCTGGGCGGATCGCTGGCAGGCAAATATCGGGATAATGTATCATATGGCATCACCGCCAAGATAATATACCGCGATATCGCCGTTGAAACCGCCTACGGTCTGGGCCTAGATGCCGGGGTTGTCTATAAAGTAGATACCATAATAACCGCGGCGCTGGTCGTCACCGATTTGACCTCAACTTTTCTGGCCTATTCCAATGATAATACCGAAACGATTTATCCCGCTGTCAAACCGGGGATGTCGATTCGCTTCGCCCATCAAAGTATGACGGCTCTTGCAACAGGACAGG
This window encodes:
- a CDS encoding NAD(P)-dependent oxidoreductase, which translates into the protein MQGEIKTILITGANGFIGSRVCRLLAASGYAIRIICRESSNLSLLSDIPYSKYMADITNPDFLIPAVTGADYIIHLAGLVKAKRKETYFRINQQGTLNILNAVKNHNINLKRFVLISSTAAYGPSPGKPRREENPPQPLTTYGQSKLAAEEAARPYFDLFPITILRPPGVYGPGDKAIFPLFNIVNKGIRPYMAGGRNRVQMIYVDDLAEAIKCAIESSTSSGQAYIIADREAHTIREMLDEIGTLLNKKGIGISIPLSFLKGMALFSEFLFRALGQTPHFSREKVIELTADWEFDVSKARNELGFEAQTNFTHGARMAIKWYRKKGWLK
- a CDS encoding heavy metal-associated domain-containing protein, translating into MRIFSVCLMLVALFAFGSSAIAGEGCPSSKAKLTKANSDGHTGACVPGKDCEVVIFTVSNMTCGGCVGRITKTLTAVEGVHGVKVSLEKGTATVHYKIDSKVEPSMLTAVVTKAGYPAKLSDAKATGAKAAHGGCDPAKCKDKKACCPGKK